A window of Streptomyces broussonetiae genomic DNA:
GCCCGTGCAGGAGTACTTCGGCACGCTCGCCGACGGCACCAAGGTCCACCGCTGGTCGCTGGAGAACGGCGGCACGCGGCTCAAGGTCCTCTCCTACGGCGGCATCATCCAGTCCCTGGAGATCCCGGACAGGCACGGCCGGTACGCGAACGTCTCGCTCGGCTACGACAACCTCGCCGCGTACGTGGCCGGGACCACCTACTTCGGCGCCACCATCGGCCGCTACGGCAACCGCATCGCGAAGGGCCGGTTCACCCTCGACGGCAAGCAGTACCAGCTGTCCGTCAACGACGGTGTGAACAGCCTGCACGGCGGCGCCAAGGGCTTCAACACCAAGGTGTGGGACGTCGAGCCGTTCACCGACGGCGCACACGTCGGCCTGCACCTGTACTACACCAGCGTCGACGGCGAGATGGGCTACCCCGGCACGCTGCGGACGAAGGTCACCTTCACCCTCACCCCGCTCGGCGACTGGCGGATCGACTACGAGGCCACCACCGACAGGCCGACGGTCGTCAACCTCACCAACCACACGTACTACAACCTCGCGGGCGAGGGCAGCGGCAGCATCTACGACCACGAACTCCAGCTCGCCGCAGGACGGTTCACGCCGACCGACGCGGGCCTGATACCCACCGGCGAACTGGCGAAGGTCACGGGCACCCCGTTCGACTTCACCCGCCCCAAGCCGATCGGCCGGGACATCCGCACCGGTCACCCGCAGCTGGTCACCGCCAAGGGCTACGACCACAACTTCGTGCTCGACAAGGGCGTGACCGCGCGGCCCGAACACGTGGCCACGCTGCGCGACCCCGGCTCCGGGCGCACTCTGAGGATCTTCACCGACCAGCCCGGTGTGCAGTTCTACTCGGGCAACTTCCTCGACGGCACCCTGGTCGGCCCGTCCGGCCGCACCTACCGGCAGGGCGACGGACTGGCCCTGGAGACCCAGCACTTCCCGGACTCGCCGAACGAGCCGACGTTCCCGTCCACCGTGCTGCGCCCCGGCCGCACCTACCGGACGACAACCGTTCACCGGTTCTCCGCATGAACTGGCTCACACCCGACGTGAGTTGAACACCACTGCCGTCCCTTCCGTATCCATGGGTGGCCCGTGCTCCCCCGCACGGGCCACCTTGAACGGAGGTTCCTTTGGCCGGCAACGTCACCTCGCTGTTCCGCGGCACCGCCGCGCACAGCCCGTCGATGGCGGCGCTGGCACGGGAGGGCGGCGACGGGACCGGGCCGGTGGACTTCTGCGTCCCGTGCAACCCGTACTTCCCCACCCCGGCCATGTTCGACGAGCTGTCGGCCCGGCTGCGTGAGATCGCCACGTACTACCCGAGCGGCGCCGACACCATCACGGGCGAGCTGTGCGCGCTGCTCCAACTGCCGCCGCAGTGCGTGGCGATGGGCAACGGCTCGACGGAACTGATCACCTGGATCGACCATCTCCTGGTCCGTGAGTCCCTGGCGGTACCGGTCCCCACCTTCGGCCGCTGGACCGACCAGCCGATGGAGACCGGCAAGCGGGTCGACATGTTCCCGCTCCAGGAGGCGGCCGGTTTCGCGCTGGACCTCGCCCAGTACGCGGACTTCATCCGCGCCCGGGGCACGCGGGTCGCCGTGATCTGCAACCCGAACAACCCCGACGGCGGCTATCTCCGCAAGCAGCAGGTGGTCCAGTTCATGGACGCGATGACGGACCTGGACCTGATCGTCGTGGACGAGTCCTTCCTGGAGTTCGCGGACGCCGAGGCCGAGCCGAGCGTCGTGCGCGAGGCCATGCTCCGCCCGAACGTCATCGTCCTGCGCAGCCTCGGCAAGAACTTCGGCCTGCACGGCATCCGCTTCGGCTACCTGGTGGCGAACCCGGCGCTCGCGGGCAGGGTCCGCTCGATGCTGCCCAAGTGGAACCTCAACTCCTTTGCCGAACATGTGGTGTTCATGCTGAAGGAGCACGGTGTCGAGTACGCGCAGAGCCTCTTGCAGGTCCGCCGTGACCGCCTGGAGATGGCCAGCCACCTCTCCGCGCTCCCCGGCCTGACGGTGTTCCCCTCGCAGGGCAACTTCCTCTTCGTACGACTGCCCGTAGGAGCCGAGGGCACGGTGGTCCGGGACCGGATGCTCACCGAGCACCGGATCCTGGTCCGTGAGTGCGGCAACAAGATCGGTTCCTCCAGCCGCTTCCTGAGACTCGTGGTGCGCCCCCAGGTCGACGTGCGTCGCCTGGTGTCCGGCCTGGAACAGGTGCTCTACGGGACCAGGAGGGGAGCCGCCGTACCCGAGCTGGGCACCGGGACCAGCTACAGCTCGGGTACGGCGGCCGTCGACCGGCTGGTCAGCGAGACCAACGGAGGCGGCGTACCGGGCCTGGCCGCACAGGCCCAGGCCATGACCGCCGCTCCCGCTCCGGCCGCCGGCACCGGCATGCCGCTCCCCGCCGCCGTGCCCCCACCCGGCGCCGGGATGCCGATGCCGGCGGCGCCCCAGCAGGTACCCGCGCCGCTTGCCGCGGCTCTGCCGGCTCCGGTACCGGCGGTGGTGCAGCCCGCCCCTGCGCAACAGCCCCTGGTCCCGGCTCAGCCGCCGATGATGCCGATGCAGCAGCCGGTGGCCCCGGTGCCGGTCCCCGCGCCCTTCCCGGCCCCGCCCCCTCCGCCCATGCCGGCCCCCGTGCCCGCCCCGGCCCCCGCCGCCGCCTTCGCCCCCACCCCGCCCGGCGTTCCGGCGCGCGGCGGGCTGACGGCGGCGCAGGTGCGCGGCGTGACGGCGCCCGCCGCCCCGGCGCCGGCCACCCCGAACGGGCTGACCCCGGCCCCGGCCACGGGCTGGCCGAACGCCCAGAGCTGGCCGAACGCGGCGGGCATGGGCCAGGCAGGCTGAGCGCGAAGTCCACTGCGTCACAAGGCGGTTGGAAACGCGGGATCCCGGGCGGCTCACACGGTTGGCCCACTCGAGGTGAAACTTCCTTCAAAGGCAGCCAGGGTGAGTCACATGAACGGTATACCGGCGTCTCGCCGACACAGGACCATCGCCCGAGTACTCGCGGCCGGCGCCCTGGGCGTCGCGCTCGCGGCCACCGCGGCCACGCCCTCGTCCGCAGTGGCCGCGAGGGCCACCACAGTCAAGTCCAGTCCCGTCGACCACGACCACGAGCACGGCCGCGACCACGAGCACGGCCGCGAGCACGAGCACGAGCACGGCCGCGGCGACCACGACGAGGGCCGGGACTGGGACGGGCCGGACTGCGTCGGCCTGATCAACCTGCTCTGCTGATCGACCGCCGGCTGCCCCCGCTGTTCATCTTCTGCGCCCTCGCCGTCAGCGGCCTTCGAACGGCGCAGAGGGCCGACCACCCGGGTACGTCGACCTCGGCCCGCACGGTCTTGCCGGGCGGGTCGCGGTCCACCACCTCCCACCGGTCGGCCAGTGCCCCGACCAGCACAAGCCCTCGCCCGGCCGCGGCGAGCGGCGCGGGCCCGGTCACCTCGCACGGTCCGGGGGGCGCTCGGCCCGGGTGTCCGTCCCCTCGACCCGCACACTCCCGGTCACCAGGGCGAGCCGCACCTCGAGCAGGCACACGCCGGACTGCACGGGCCCATCGCTCTGCTCGAGACCCCGAAGAACAAGTGGTTCGCGTACAGCGAGGGACAGGAAAGCGGCCAGTTCATCTCCGACTTGAAGGTGATCAGCGTTCTCCGGAACCGGTATGCCACTCTGCGTTCACAGGCTCTCACCATCCGGGACTCCGTGAGCCTGCTGCAACGGATTCGAGGAGACCCATGAGCACCTCCGAGCTGACGTGGTTCAAGAGCAGCTGCAGCAGCGGCTCCGGCGACAACTGCGTGGAGGTCGCCATCCGCCCCGCCACCATCCGCGTCCGCGACTCCAAGGCGAAGGAGGGCCCGACGCCGGGCCTCTCCCCCGCCGCTTGGAGCGACTTCGTCGGCTGTGCCGCTACGGGCACTGCTTCCACGCCATGTGGTACACCGTGCTGATGTCGCCGTCGGTCGAGTCCATGGTCATGAAGCTGACCTTGTCCGGCGACTGAGTACCGGCGTTCACTCTCAGCTCGGTGTTGATGTTGAAGTTGCGCAGCACCCCGCAGGGCGCCCAGACCAGTTGGGCCACGTCGGTGCTGTCGGTCGCCTCCCAGTTGTCGTTGAAGGCACCGTTGAACGGGTGGGTCTTGGGGACGGTGTTCGAAGAGCCCTGGAAGTAGTACGAGGCCTTCTGGGTGGCCGTGGCACCGGGCTGGAGCGAGAGGAAGCCCCGGTAGTCCGCGCTGGCGATGGCGTAGGTGAAGCCCTGCGGGACGTGGACGACCAGGTTGAGCTGGCAGTTCTTGCGGAAGGCCGTGGGGTCGGAGTTGCCGCCGGCCTGGGCCAGGTAGGAGCTGTAGGTCACCGTGAAGGCGGTGTTGTCCGGGGACACGGCGACGGCGGCCGTACCTTCCGGACAGCCGGAGCCGTTGACGGTCGCCACGTCGATGACGATCTTGTCCGGGGGCGGGTTGTCGAAGACGCCCGAGGCAGGCGTCCGGGCGGGTAGCGCGGTGGTGAGCAGAGCGGCTACGGCGCCGCTCAGGAGCAGTCCACCAGCCATGGTTTCTCCCGTGTTGTGGAGTGGGGGGTGCGCCTCCGGGCCACCCGTTCACCCTTGAAGAAACTGTGCGGAACCTGTGAAGGGCGGGAGGCGTGAGCATCGTAAGGAAGCCACGCTCCGGCCCGGGAGAGTGAACTCCGGCCATTCACATCCGGCTTTTCACGGGTTCTCCCAGGCGGACGGTTCCGCCGCCAGCGCCCGGACGGTCTCCGGCAGGGCGTCCGCCGCGAGGTCGGCCACCGTGACACCCTCCAGGATGCGGCGGACGTTGGCGCGCAGGGCGATCCACAGCGGCAGGAGCGGCCGGGCCGTGCCCGTGCAGGACAGGTCCGTCGGGCGTTCACCGCGTACGGACACGATCGGGCCGTCCACGCCCCGGATGACGTCCGCCACGGTGATCGTGGCCGCGTCCTTCGCCAGGCGGTAGCCGCCGCCCCCGCCGCGCCTGCTCTCCACGATCCCGGCCCGGCGCAGAGCGCCCAGGATGCCTTCGAGGAACTTGTGCGGGATGTCCTGGACGGCGGCGATTTCCTCTGCCTTCACCGGTCCGTTAGCCTGCCGTACGGCCAGTTCCAGTACGGCCCGTACCGCGTAATCCGCCCGCGCCGAGATCCTCATGGATCCATTGTGGGGCGTCGGTCCGTGGACAATGGCCGGACCCGCGCCCCGTAAGATCGCCCGGGAGGATCCACCTTGGCGCTCAGCAGACGTACTTTCAGTGCCCTGGCCGGCTCTGCCGCGCTCGGGCTCGGCCTGGGCGGCAGCGGCGGCTCCGGCGCGCCCTCGGCGTTCGCTGCGCGCGCCAGTGTGCCGACCGGGCCCGCGCCCGTGCCGCCCCGGGTCGACGGTGAGCAGCACACCATCGGCTACGACCGGTACTCGCTGATCGTGGACGGCAGACGCCTGGTCGTGTGGTCCGGGGAGATGCACCCCTTCCGGCTGCCCAGCCCCGCGCTGTGGCGGGACGTGCT
This region includes:
- a CDS encoding RrF2 family transcriptional regulator, whose protein sequence is MRISARADYAVRAVLELAVRQANGPVKAEEIAAVQDIPHKFLEGILGALRRAGIVESRRGGGGGYRLAKDAATITVADVIRGVDGPIVSVRGERPTDLSCTGTARPLLPLWIALRANVRRILEGVTVADLAADALPETVRALAAEPSAWENP
- a CDS encoding DUF4360 domain-containing protein yields the protein MAGGLLLSGAVAALLTTALPARTPASGVFDNPPPDKIVIDVATVNGSGCPEGTAAVAVSPDNTAFTVTYSSYLAQAGGNSDPTAFRKNCQLNLVVHVPQGFTYAIASADYRGFLSLQPGATATQKASYYFQGSSNTVPKTHPFNGAFNDNWEATDSTDVAQLVWAPCGVLRNFNINTELRVNAGTQSPDKVSFMTMDSTDGDISTVYHMAWKQCP
- a CDS encoding DUF397 domain-containing protein, whose protein sequence is MSTSELTWFKSSCSSGSGDNCVEVAIRPATIRVRDSKAKEGPTPGLSPAAWSDFVGCAATGTASTPCGTPC
- a CDS encoding pyridoxal phosphate-dependent aminotransferase translates to MAGNVTSLFRGTAAHSPSMAALAREGGDGTGPVDFCVPCNPYFPTPAMFDELSARLREIATYYPSGADTITGELCALLQLPPQCVAMGNGSTELITWIDHLLVRESLAVPVPTFGRWTDQPMETGKRVDMFPLQEAAGFALDLAQYADFIRARGTRVAVICNPNNPDGGYLRKQQVVQFMDAMTDLDLIVVDESFLEFADAEAEPSVVREAMLRPNVIVLRSLGKNFGLHGIRFGYLVANPALAGRVRSMLPKWNLNSFAEHVVFMLKEHGVEYAQSLLQVRRDRLEMASHLSALPGLTVFPSQGNFLFVRLPVGAEGTVVRDRMLTEHRILVRECGNKIGSSSRFLRLVVRPQVDVRRLVSGLEQVLYGTRRGAAVPELGTGTSYSSGTAAVDRLVSETNGGGVPGLAAQAQAMTAAPAPAAGTGMPLPAAVPPPGAGMPMPAAPQQVPAPLAAALPAPVPAVVQPAPAQQPLVPAQPPMMPMQQPVAPVPVPAPFPAPPPPPMPAPVPAPAPAAAFAPTPPGVPARGGLTAAQVRGVTAPAAPAPATPNGLTPAPATGWPNAQSWPNAAGMGQAG
- a CDS encoding aldose epimerase family protein; translation: MELNRRTVLAGAAAAGVAATTLGRATSAAAATGARAASAARPVQEYFGTLADGTKVHRWSLENGGTRLKVLSYGGIIQSLEIPDRHGRYANVSLGYDNLAAYVAGTTYFGATIGRYGNRIAKGRFTLDGKQYQLSVNDGVNSLHGGAKGFNTKVWDVEPFTDGAHVGLHLYYTSVDGEMGYPGTLRTKVTFTLTPLGDWRIDYEATTDRPTVVNLTNHTYYNLAGEGSGSIYDHELQLAAGRFTPTDAGLIPTGELAKVTGTPFDFTRPKPIGRDIRTGHPQLVTAKGYDHNFVLDKGVTARPEHVATLRDPGSGRTLRIFTDQPGVQFYSGNFLDGTLVGPSGRTYRQGDGLALETQHFPDSPNEPTFPSTVLRPGRTYRTTTVHRFSA